In Cherax quadricarinatus isolate ZL_2023a chromosome 19, ASM3850222v1, whole genome shotgun sequence, the following are encoded in one genomic region:
- the LOC128688182 gene encoding cuticle protein AMP1A-like, translating into MKLVVLLLLVALAAAAPRPDEDAETLVDERQDNGDGTFNYRFETSNGLKEERVGTVGAEGQSNMQGSYSFTLPDGTVAVITYVADENGFRPESPLLPQDHPLPAHAVAQIAFAEEQRAKGVVFEK; encoded by the exons GTGGTGCTCCTCCTCCTGGTCGCCCTGGCCGCCGCCGCTCCTCGCCCTGATGAGGACGCAGAGACCTTGGTGGACGAACGCCAGGACAATGGTGACGGCACCTTCAACTACCGATTTGAAACCAGCAATGGACTGAAGGAGGAGCGAGTCGGCACTGTGGGGGCTGAGGGCCAGAGCAACATGCAGGGTTCTTACAG CTTCACTCTCCCTGACGGCACCGTCGCTGTAATCACTTACGTCGCCGACGAGAACGGCTTCAGGCCTGAGTCTCCACTGCTGCCCCAGGATCACCCCCTCCCTGCCCACGCAGTCGCACAGATCGCCTTCGCTGAGGAGCAGCGTGCTAAGGGCGTCGTGTTCGAGAAATAA